A section of the Citrus sinensis cultivar Valencia sweet orange chromosome 8, DVS_A1.0, whole genome shotgun sequence genome encodes:
- the LOC102627882 gene encoding uncharacterized protein LOC102627882 → MSNRKRKLIVDEGDDESGDSGLNVPILTDFLGPSSSVGPPYGRDTLEYPRPLVVSPSPELELVGNKGGPASGSGENHSFGGVGIPEGVGDGEGSSSGPSKPAQKRNLGHRVEADSYPIDFMACATTPTDLFKLRNLYNIPNEVLLVVPGKGDVPSLPPKGYVTMHLESFRLGVRLPLQPYFAKILGGMHLAPGQLHPNGWRVLSAMFVLWERCGSEEPSLVEVKHLYQLRSSSKEAGWYYFMSSSAKRKPITGFPSSCKNWKNKFFFPGGNWCPAVQSLESWGLVKDLEDRPLLQVETALLNASTCQDLLSPTNLVGSRLVDIATGMDNKILSALSRKRGRAPSSSSNPPPPPKKPSVGPSKAPVPALPPPPPRKSGGDKTSDKSPEVSLQSGDRSSPLPSRDQGDYLSPYQKDYRKSVGPKMVKDIESMSLSELAASVQRVSFRLATMVSFYKTGSARHERKLQANNQELKKKVESTDRSKEKLAELNKQLTELEEKVAVAESTSSKLEDELGDLKSDLQATQSERDTLRVALEGEIKSLKDQLAEEKSKSADVDDRLDAEYDSGVAFSYKCIMSVLKEEYHELDMSKLESGVERYMAGAGQGDKEQVEVPFDEVREGGAGQCVFEVGQGSAPPPPVIADLPPPETADPSPAEAVDLPNP, encoded by the exons ATGTCAAATCGGAAGAGGAAGTTAATTGTTGATGAGGGTGATGACGAATCAGGGGATTCAGGCCTCAACGTGCCAATACTCACCGATTTTTTAGGTCCCTCCAGTAGTGTAGGTCCTCCTTATGGTAGGGATACTCTTGAGTACCCACGCCCCCTGGTTGTCTCTCCCTCTCCCGAATTAGAGCTTGTAGGAAATAAGGGTGGACCTGCGTCGGGCTCTGGTGAGAACCACAGCTTTGGTGGGGTTGGGATCCCTGAAGGAGTTGGTGATGGTGAGGGGAGCAGTTCCGGACCGAGCAAACCTGCTCAGAAAAGGAACCTAGGCCATAGGGTGGAGGCTGATTCCTACCCTATTGATTTCATGGCTTGTGCCACCACCCCCACCGATCTATTTAAACTTAGGAATCTCTACAACATCCCCAACGAGGTTCTTCTTGTAGTTCCTGGAAAAGGTGATGTCCCTAGTCTCCCTCCGAAAGGGTATGTGACGATGCACTTGGAGAGTTTCAGACTAGGAGTTCGGCTGCCCCTTCAACCTTACTTTGCCAAGATACTGGGCGGTATGCACCTGGCCCCAGGTCAGCTACACCCAAATGGGTGGAGGGTTCTCTCGGCAATGTTTGTGTTGTGGGAGAGGTGCGGGTCGGAGGAGCCTTCTCTTGTTGAAGTGAAACATCTGTACCAGCTGCGGAGTAGCTCGAAAGAGGCAGGCTGGTACTATTTCATGTCCAGTTCCGCAAAGAGGAAACCGATCACTGGGTTTCCATCTTCATGTaaaaattggaagaacaaattcttctttccTGGAGGGAACTGGTGTCCAGCGGTTCAGTCGCTTG aaTCGTGGGGTTTGGTGAAGGATCTTGAAGACCGACCTTTGCTTCAGGTGGAAACTGCTCTGTTGAACGCGTCTACTTGCCAAGACCTCCTGTCGCCAACAAACTTGGTCGGTTCCCGCTTAGTAGATATTGCCACTGGAATGGATAACAAGATCCTCAGCGCGTTGAGCAGAAAGCGTGGTCGGGCTCCGAGTAGCTCCAGCAACCCTCCCCCTCCTCCAAAGAAACCCAGCGTTGGTCCTTCCAAGGCGCCAGTTCCTGCTCTGCCCCCTCCTCCACCTCGTAAGAGTGGTGGGGATAAAACCTCCGACAAGAGTCCTGAGGTCAGCTTGCAGTCTGGGGACCGCTCTTCTCCTCTTCCATCTCGGGATCAAGGTGACTACCTGAGCCCATATCAGAAGGATTACAGAAAATCGGTTGGGCCCAAGATGGTGAAGGACATCGAGAGCATGAGCCTCTCCGAGTTAGCTGCTTCTGTTCAAAGAGTCTCCTTCAGGCTGGCCACAATGGTCTCGTTCTACAAGACCGGGTCCGCGCGTCATGAGAGGAAGCTCCAAGCTAATAACCaggagttgaaaaagaaagtcgAATCTACTGACCGTTCCAAGGAGAAACTGGCCGAGCTGAACAAGCAGCTTACGGAGCTTGAGGAGAAAGTTGCTGTTGCTGAGTCCACTTcctccaagcttgaggatgaGTTGGGTGATCTGAAGTCCGATCTTCAGGCTACCCAAAGTGAAAGGGATACTCTAAGGGTCGCCCTTGAAGGAGAGATCAAATCCCTGAAGGACCAGCTGGCTGAGGAGAAAAGCAAATCCGCTGACGTGGATGATCGGCTGGATGCCGAGTATGACTCCGGGGTTGCTTTCAGCTATAAGTGCATCATGTCTGTGCTTAAGGAAGAATACCACGAGCTCGACATGAGCAAGCTGGAATCTGGGGTGGAGAGGTATATGGCTGGGGCCGGCCAGGGAGATAAGGAGCAAGTGGAGGTTCCTTTTGATGAGGTGCGGGAGGGAGGAGCTGGTCAGTGTGTTTTTGAAGTGGGACAAGGGTCCGCGCCTCCTCCTCCCGTTATTGCTGATCTTCCACCTCCCGAGACAGCCGACCCTTCTCCTGCTGAGGCCGTTGACCTTCCTAATCCTTAG